From Nitrospinota bacterium, the proteins below share one genomic window:
- a CDS encoding glycosyltransferase family protein codes for MSVGVIIQARMGSTRLPGKVLMPISGKALLDHVLGRLSLLNFPVTVVVATSGLPQDDAIALHCLSRGVKVFRGSETDVLDRYYQCARECGFAHVVRLTADNPFTDMEELRRLIDIHLAQHNDYTHSFGAMPLGVGAEIFTFAALEKSAREGHASNHREHVNEFIQENPGSFKICALEVAATKRRPDLRLTVDTKDDYRRACAIAGHDPDRWIGTEEAIRLCSHSA; via the coding sequence GTGAGTGTTGGCGTCATCATACAAGCCAGAATGGGTTCGACCCGTTTGCCCGGCAAGGTATTGATGCCCATTTCGGGCAAGGCGTTGCTGGATCATGTGCTGGGCAGATTGTCCCTGCTGAACTTCCCGGTAACGGTGGTGGTCGCCACCAGCGGCCTGCCGCAGGACGATGCCATCGCCCTGCATTGCCTTTCCAGGGGCGTGAAGGTATTTCGCGGCAGCGAAACCGATGTGCTTGACAGATATTACCAGTGCGCCCGTGAATGCGGCTTTGCGCATGTGGTGAGGCTGACGGCGGACAATCCGTTCACCGATATGGAAGAGTTGCGGCGATTGATAGATATCCACTTGGCCCAGCATAACGATTACACCCACTCTTTTGGCGCCATGCCGCTGGGCGTGGGGGCGGAGATTTTTACTTTTGCCGCTTTGGAAAAAAGTGCGCGGGAAGGCCATGCGTCTAATCACCGCGAACATGTTAACGAATTTATTCAGGAGAACCCCGGCAGTTTCAAAATTTGCGCGCTGGAAGTGGCCGCAACCAAACGCCGCCCCGATCTGCGCCTGACGGTTGATACCAAAGACGATTATCGGCGCGCCTGCGCCATTGCCGGACACGATCCAGACCGTTGGATAGGCACTGAAGAGGCGATTCGGCTATGTTCGCACTCTGCATAG